CCCTCGGTCTTCCTGCACCGGATCGACGCCGCCCTGGCCAACTCCCCCATCGGCCTCGGCGGGCAGAACATGCACCCCGAACCCTCCGGGGCCTATACCGGCGAGCTCTCCGGCGCGATGCTCAACGACGTTGGTTGCACCCACGTCATCCTCGGCCACAGCGAGCGACGGCACGGCCTCGGCGAGACCGACGCCTTCATCAACCAGAAGCTCCACGCCGCCCTGAAGGTCGGCCTCATCCCGATCGTCTGCATCGGCGAGACTCTCGACGAACGCGAAGCCGACCGCACCGAAGCCGTTGTGGCCGAGCAGCTTGACGGCTCGCTCGCCGGCCTGGAGCCCGAGCAAATGGCCGGCGTCGTCCTGGCCTATGAGCCCGTCTGGGCCATCGGCACCGGCAAGACCGCCAGCCCCGAGCAGGCCCAGGACGTCCACGCCTTCATCCGGGCCCGCCTGGCCGATCGCTTCGGCGAAGCGATCGCCGCCCGGGTCGTCATCCAATACGGGGGGAGCGTCAAGCCCGACAACGCCGCCGACCTGCTCGCCCGATCCGACATCGACGGCGCCCTGGTCGGTGGGGCCAGCCTCAAGGCCGCCGACTTCCTCGGCATCATCGAGGCCGCCCGCACCGTCACCCAGGCCGGCAAGGCCTGATCGAACCGAACCATTCCCTCAATCGCCGGGCTCGCCCCGGCCCGGCCCGACCGTTCTGCTGATTGCTCGTCGCCGATCGTCCCGATCGATCCCTTAGCGAGGTCCCCGACTGTGGAAATCCTGCCTTATGTGATCAGCAGCCTGATCGCGCTGGTCGTCTGCACCTTCCTCGGCTACCTGCTGCCGCCCGTGCTGACCTACATCCTCATCGGCCTCGTCTCGATCCTCATGATCGGCCTGGTCCTCATCCAGCGTGGTCGAGGGGGCGGGCTGGCCGGGGCCTTCGGTGGCGTCGGCGGATCGAGCGCCTTCGGCACCCGGGCGGGCGATGTCTTCACCCGAATCACCATCGTCACCGCCTCGGTCTGGATCGCCCTGAACATGGGCCTGGTCGTCAACGCCAACGTCTCCCGGACCGCCCAGCAGCGCCCCGGGAGCGAGTTCCTCCCCAAGGGAGCCGAAACCGCCACCGACAGCCTGTCAGTCCCGGATTTCGACGCGGATGCCGACTCGGACCTTGATTCCGACCCGCTCGGCCTCGACCTCGGTACGTCGGACCTGCCCCCGACTCCCGGCTCCGGTGCCAGCGATCCGTCTCCGGCTCCCGCTCCCGCTCCTGAGTCGAACTGACGTGACAGACGTCGCGATCCCCGCTGCACCTTCGGCCCGTCGGTTCCTCGGCAACGGACGGGCCTTGGTTGGATCCCGGCTCGTGGCTTCGGCAATGCGTTCCGGTTTCGTCCTGGTTGGTTTCGTCTGGTTCCTCTTGATCCTGGAGGGCTCGCCGTGCTCCTGAGCATGACCGGATTCGGCGAAGCCCGTCGGCAAGACGAGGCCCGGACCATCAGTGTCGAGGTCCGCAGCGTCAACGGGCGGCACCTGAAGCTCTCGACCCGGATCAGCGAGCCCTTCTCGGCCCTGGAGCCGGACATCGAGCGGCTCGTCCGCCACCGCCTGAAACGCGGGACGGTCCAGCTCAACCTCCGGGTCGAGTCGCTCCGCCGCCCCGAGGACTACCGCCTGAACCTCGCCGCCCTGGAAGGCTATCGCGCCCAGTTGCTCGCCTTCCTCGGAGGCGGCCCGACGCCCCCCGACTTCTTCTCGGCCCTGCTTGCGCTGCCTGGCGTCGTCGATTCGGCCCGTCCGGCGGCCCTCGACGACCCGAGGGAGCACTGGCCGACCCTCGAACCGATCGTCGCCGAGGCCCTTGATCAGCTCCACCGCAGCCGGCTCGACGAAGGCCAGTCGATGGAGCAGGAACTCCGCTCGCTGGCCCTCGACATCACCGGCCACCTTGACCGCATCGCCTCCCGAGTCCCCGAGGTCGTTTCCTCTTACCGAGACCGCCTGACCGATCGGGTCAACGCCTTGATCCAGGACCGCGGCCTGACGATCGAGCCCGAGCACCTGATCCGAGAGGTCGCCATCTTCGCCGAACGCTCCGACATCGCCGAGGAAATCACCCGGCTTCGTGCCCACCTCGACCAGTTCGATGCCGTCCTCTCCTCCGACGATGCCCCCGGCCGCAAGCTCGAATTCGTCGTCCAGGAAATGGGCCGCGAAACCAACACCATCGGCTCGAAGGCCAACGACGTCGAAATCAGCCGATCGGTCGTCGAGATCAAAGGCTCCCTCGAAAAGATCCGCGAACTGATCCAGAACGTCGAATGAGTCCGACCCCCTCCCTCGAAGGATTCCTCCTCGGCACCCGATTCACCCCCGACCACACGGCACCGTCGCTCGGTTCCAGACCCGACCCGCTTGCAATCCTCCGGATTCTTCTGGCTGCCCGCTGCCTACTGCCTACTGCCCTCATGACTTACGACTGGACCCACCTTCCTGGCCGCTTGCTCGTCGTCTCCGGACCCTCCGGATGCGGCAAGAGTACGATCCTGCGCAGGGTCCTGCAGCGGCCCGGCGTCGGGGCCCGTCTGTCGGTTTCCTCGACGAGCCGACCGCCCCGGCCCGGCGAGGTAGAGGGGAGCGACTACCACTTCGTCTCCCGAGGCGACTTCGAGGCCGCCCGAGACCGAGGGGAGTTCCTCGAATGGGCCGAAGTCCACGGCAACCTCTACGGCACGCCGATCAAGCCGGTCATCGCCTCGCTCGAAGCCGGCCACTGCGTCATCCTCGAAATCGACGTCCAGGGGGCCATGCAAGTCCTCCGCGCCGTGCCGTCGGCCGAGACGATCTTCATCACCGTCCCGAGCCTCGCCATCCTCGAAGCCCGCCTCCGGGGTCGTGGCACCGAACACGAGGCTGTCGTCCGCCGTCGGCTCGACAACGCCCGACGTGAACTCGAATCTCAACACCTGTACACCCATACCATCGTCAACGACGACCTCGACCGCGCGGTGGCCGATCTGGACACCTTGCTGGCCGAGTCGGGTTGCGGAGGAGACGCCCGCGATGCATGAGGAACTGAAGGAAGAAGAGATCGTCAACCGCGTCGGCGGTCGATTCAAGCTCTCCACCTTGATCCAGAAGCGCATGATCGCCCTGAACCAGGGGGCCCGCCCCCTGGTGGACATGCGCACCTCTGACAAGATGGCTATCGTGATCCAGGAGATCATGCAGGACAAGATTTTCCTGGACCTTGCCGGCAATGTCCGCATGCGGGATGAGGCCGAGGACATTGGCGGGCCGCTCGGCGAGACGGTCGACCTTACCCAGCCGGAAGACTGAGCGCCGATTGCCCCGGATCGGGCCGATGAGGAGCAAAGCTCGCCGCCCGGATCTGCCGATGATCGCCTAACGGATCGATCGGACCCGGGTTCGCACCAGGGGTCGCGAACAGGCCGACCCCGGAGGGTCGCGCCTGGCGGCCTTCGACGGTGGTTCCGGGCCTCGTCGGATGGCCCGGGGGGCGTTCATGCTCGATCGTCAGCGACTTTGGCGCAACGGACGGGGCCTCGCCCTGCTCGTGGGCGGCCTGTTCCTGGCATTGAGCCTGCTCGGGTACGACCCGGCCGACGCCCCCGGTGCGGCCGTCTATCCGCCCAACCGAGGGGATGCCCTGTCTAACCCCTGCGGACCGGTTGGCGCGGTGCTTGCTCATCTTCTGTACACCGGGTTCGGCTATGGAGCCCTCCTGGTGCTGCCAGCCTGGTTGATCGTGGCCGTCCGGGTCCTGATGTCCCGGCCGATCACCGACCCTCCCGCCCGTTTGCTCGGACTGGGCCTGCTGATCAGCGTGACCTCGGCCGCCTTGCAGCAGCTTCGCCCCGACCTGCCCGGCGCGGCTCCGGTCGGTTCGGGAGGCTACCTCGGTGTCCTGATTGGCGAGGGACTCCGCGGCCAGGTCGGGCCGATCGGTTTGTCCCTGGTGCTGACTTCGGCGGCAGTCGTGGGGCTGGCGCTCTGCCACGACCTGATCTTCCTCCTCCCCCGACGCCGGTCGGGCCTGCTTGGTGCGGCGGGAGAGCCGATGCCTGCTCATCCAGGGGCCTCGGTCCCGGCAGTCGCCCGGCCGAGAGGGGCCGACCTGCCCTCCCCGGTCTCCCCCTACGCGGGGGGACCGCCCGCCGGGGTCCCGGCCCCGACCCGGCCAACTCCGGCCGCCGCTGGGCCGCCACCAACGCCGGGGGTGCCCGCCGTGCGTCCGCCGTCGTCGCCGCAGCGGTCGGCCTCGGGCTATCAAGGGCCGCCGATGGATATGCTCGAGCCCTCCTCGGCCATCCCGGTGCAGGAGCGCGAGGCCTCCATCCAGGCCCGCGCGTTGATGCTGGAGAAGACCCTGCTGGAGCACGGCTGCCAGGTCCGCGTCGTTCAGATCGACACCGGCCCGGTGATTACCCAGTTCGAGATCGAGCTGGAGGCCGGCCTGCGCGTTTCGAAGATCGTCGGCCTGGCCAACGACCTGGCGATTGCCCTGGCCGTGCCGAGCGTCCGGATCGTCGCGCCGATCCCGGGCAAGACGACCGTCGGCATCGAGGTTCCCAACGAGCGGCGGTCGATGGTCCGGCTCCGCGAGGTGATTGAGGGGGTCGCGGCCGGCGACAGCCTGAAGCGGGCGTTCATCCCCCTGTTCCTGGGCAAGGACGTGAAGGGCTCTCCCCTGGCGTTCGACCTGGCCGAGATGCCCCACCTGCTCATCGCCGGCCGAACCGGCACGGGGAAGTCGGTCTGCCTGAACGCGATGATCACCTCGATCCTTATGACCCGTCGGCCCGACGAGTGCAAGCTCATCCTCATCGACCCGAAGATGGTCGAGCTCTCGCAATATAAGCAAGTTCCCCACCTGATGCACCCGGTCGTCACCGACATGAAGAAGGCCGAGTCCCTTCTCGCCTGGGCCTGCGAGAAGATGGACGAGCGGTACACGTACCTCGCGCGCGCCGGGGTGCGCAGCCTGCACTCGTACAACCAGCTCGGCCCCGACGAGATCTACGCCCGGCTCCAGCCCGAGGACGAGGAGGAAGCCCAGCGTATCCCGACCTTCATGCCGCACATCGTCATCGTGGTGGATGAAATGAGCGACATGATGATGACCGCGGCCAAGGAGGTCGAGGCCCACATCGTCCGCCTCGCCCAGAAGGCCCGAGCGGTGGGCATGCACCTGATCGTCGCCACCCAGAAGCCAACCGTGGACGTCATCACCGGCCTGATCAAGGGGAACCTGCCCGCTCGAATCGCCTTCCAGGTCTCCAGCCGGGGGGATAGCCGCGTCGTCCTCGACGAGATGGGGGCGGACAAGCTGCTGGGCAACGGCGACATGCTGTTCCTCATCCCCGGCACCTCGCACCTGGTCCGGGCGCAGGGGACGTATGTCTCGGACCTGGAAGTGGAACGCATCTGCAACTATTTGAGCCAGTATCCACAAGAGTTCAGCAAGGAGTTGATGCAGCTTCGCGTCGGCGGCGGGGTCGGCGGCAAGGACGGCGCGGCCTTGAAGGACCGCGACGAGCTGTACGAGACCGCCATCGAGGTGATCATCCGCGAGCAGCGCGGCAGTTGCTCCCTCTTGCAGCGAGCCCTCGGCATCGGCTACGGCCGCGCCGCCCGCCTCATCGACTTCATGGCCGAGGACGGCATCGTCGGCGAGTACAAATCCGGCTCCGCCCGCGAAGTCCTCTACTCCTGGGAGGAATGGGAAGCCCTCAAGGCCGGCGACGATCCCCCCGAGGGCCTCGGCGAGGCCGCGGCCTGAGCAAGGGCGACGCCCCATCACCCGCCGTTGACCCGAATCGAGCCCCCTGGGAAGATGGAACTCCAAGGAGCCGGGTGTTCCCAGGAGGCCGAGATGCCGCTACACGACTGGAAACGCGAAGACGGTTGGGGTGCGTTGCATCAGTTCTGGATCACGGAACTGGCCCGATCGCTGAAGCGACGACTCCCGGCCGGCTACCGAGCCTTCCTTGGCACGGCGCCGAGGCTGGCAATCGGTGATTCCGTTCGACGGCCCGACATTGGTGTCAAGCTCCACCCCGACCTCCGCCCCCCGGGCCATGAACCGCCAACCGGCGGGGGTGGGACATTACTGGAGATGGAACCTGACTTCGAAGTTGCTGTCGAACGACTCGACTATGACATCGTACTCTTCATCGAGCAGGCCGGTTGGCTCGTCGCGGCGGTCGAGATCATCTCGCCCCGAAACAAGGATCGCAACGATTCGAAAGACAATTATCTGAACCGCTATCTTGGCTATCTCCTTGACGGGGTGCATCTCCTCCTCATTGATCTGTTACCCAAGCCCTATGATTTTTCGTTCGCAGATGAGATTGCTCGGGAATTCGGCCTGGATCAACCGAAAACCCCGAGTCCATACGCTGTCTCGTACCGAGTCGGCGAGTCAGCCGCGACGGGCGGGCGACTCCTCGCCGTCTGGCGACGCCCGATGACCGTCGGCCAACCCTTGCCGACGATCCCCTTACCGCTGACGGTTCATGAAGCCGTCGCCGTCGACCTGGAGGCGACCTACGCCGCGGCGGCATCGGATGCCTACCTCGACTGAGCGACGGTTTGTCTCTCCTGACACGGAACGGCAGCCGCAAGTACGCTTCGTCTGATTGAATCAGGGCGAAAATGCCGATCTGAGGAATGTGTGCGAGAAGATGACGGTTTCGCGAGCACGGCGGCAAGGAGCGCGAGGCGATGGTGGCTCGCGGAGGATGGAATCGAGCAAGGGTCCTGATTCATCTGAGCCTGCTCTGCGTGCTCGGGTTGGTCGCCTGCCAATCTCCGAAGATCCGGGAACGCCCGTTTTCGAATCATCCGGCGATCCGATCGGCGGAAGCGGGGCATGGTTCGTTGGGGGAGGGGTTTGGGCCGAGTGACGAAGCCTCCTATCATCGGCTCGTCGCTGAGGTGGAGCGACCGGGAGGGGCCTCGGCAAGCCGGTTGCTTGCGCTCGCGGATTTTGCAGACCGGCAGGGGCGTCGGCAGATTGGGAGTGAACCGGTCGCGGCGCTCTCGTGGTTCCGAGACGCAGCAGTCTACTCGTCCTTCGCGCTGGCAAACGCCGATGAACCGCTGCTCCAGGCGCGTGCCGTCGATCGCCATAACCGCGCGGTCGAGGAGTTGCTCCGGTGTTCGGGAACCGGCCCCCGGAACGTTGATCCCGCGTGGCGCGACCGACTTGATGCGGAAGGCATTCGTGTTGTCACCACCCAGCCGAACCGAGCCGGCTTGCCGGTCGACGAACTCTGGATCACCGGGGATTTCCGGGTCCGGAACCTGGAGCACTTCGGCCAGGATGGACTCGGTGTGCCGCTGGTGGCCGCCAGTGTGCTGAGCAATCGAGACGGGGAGACCGATCGCTTCCTCCCCGGCCAGCTCAAGCTGCCTGCGACAGCGGTCGTTCAGCCGACAGGGCCGCTCGATCACGGTGCGTGGCGGCAGCAGCCGGTCTTGCTCTCGCTTCACAATCCGATCCGAGAATCGGAGATCGTTGTTGGGAACAGCGTGGGCACGATCGCGCTTGCGAGCGACCTGACGACCCCGATCGCCTATCAGTTCCTGAAAGCCCCCGGGCAGGAAATCGGCTACGGCGGGCTGCTCCGGCCCGATCGGCTCTCGACGCTCCCGGGCATCTTCATGCAAGGGCCTTACGAGCCCGGGAAAATCCCCGTCCTGTTCGTTCATGGGTTGTCGTCAAGTCCGGTTATGTGGCTGGAGACGGCCAACGCGCTTCAGGGAGTCCCCGAGATCCGGGACCGCTACCAATTCTGGTATGCCTATTACCCGACCGGAGCAGCCCTGGCGTTTTCGGCCGTGCGAATCCGCTCGGAACTGGCCGCGATTCGTGAGGCGATCGACCCGGATCGCATTGACCCTGCACTCGATCAGATGGTTGTCGTGGGGCATAGCCTGGGAGGTGTCCTGTGCCGGCAAATGCTCCAGTCAAGCGGCCGGAGACTTGAACAGGGACTGTTCACGCGACCATTCGACGATGTCATGATGTCTTTTCAGACCCGGCAACGGCTGGAGCAACTACTCTACTTCGAGCCGGTTCCGTCGATTCGGCGCGCGGTGTTCATCATGGCACCGCACCGGGGGAGCAATGTTGCGAGTGGATTGATCGGACGGGTCACGACTGCTCTGGTGCAACGAACGCGAGAAATCGAGTTGTATCGAGATGAGATCATTGGCTTGAATGGTCCGGAGGTCTTCAGCCCGGTGTTCCAGAGGCGTCCGCCCAGCAGTATCGATAATCTGGAACCTGAGAGTCCGATCTTAAAAGTTCTTGCAGAACTGCCGATGGATCCCAGTGTGCCGTATCATTCGGTGATCGGGAACCTTTTTCCGGAGGCCCCCCCGGCTCGGTGGTCGGATGGAGTTGTTCCCGTAGCGAGTGCCCAGCTCGATGGCGCCGTGTCGGAACTGGTGGTCCGTAAGAGCCACTTCGGCGCGAATTCTCCCGAGGTGGTCGCGGAAGTTCGACGCATTCTCCACCTTCATCTCAACGATCAGGTGTCTCCGACCGCGCAGAATGGCACAGTTGCTCGACATACCGATCCAGCTCGGCCAGTTCGTCGGTGAAGGGGGTCTGGACAGGGGGGAAGCGGAAGCCGGTTTTGGGGTCGAGGTCGAAGGCGGTGACGCGGAAGCTGATGGCGAAGCGTTCACGCTTCCACTGGGCGAAGCAGAAGAGGCGGACGAATTTGCGGATGTGGGCAGCGAAGGCGCGGGGATCGCCGTGGTAGTGGTCGGCAAAGGCGGGCCAGAGGCGGCGGAAGATGGAAACGGGGTCGAGCGAAAGCTGGACGAAGGCGTACATCAGTTGATCGAGGATGGGGAAGGGCATCAAATCCGCTTCGTCCGTTTGTGCCTTGTCGGGCGGGCGAAGCTCGGCGGTGGCATCCATGACGTTGATGCGGTCGAAGCCGGTCAGGCCGTGGAAGTCGGCGGCCCAGGCGAGGTAAAGTTTCACGAGGCTCTTGGGCACGTCGGCGATGGGGGCCAGGCCGCCGGAGCTATCGCCGTCCATTGTGGTGTAGCCGACGGCGGCCTCGCTTTTGTTGCTGGTGACGAGTAACAGCGAGCCGTGAAGGTTGGCGAGGGTCCAGATAAGCGTTCCGCGCAGGCGGGCCTGGATATTTTGAAGCGTGATGTCGTGAGCGGGGTTGTCCCACGAGAGGGTCTCGCCGGTGAGCCGGGAGACGGTGGTTTCACACGAATCGAGCGATTCCTGGATGTTCGTCTCGTAATAAGTTGCGCCGACTTCCTCGGCCACGGCTCGGGCAGCGTTGCGGGTGGCCTCGCCCGAGTTCTCGGTGGCGAGATAGGCGCAGAAGAAGCGCTCGGAGACGAGGCGGCGGACCTCGTCGATCGAGAGCGTCGGGTTCGCGTAGCGGTACATCCGATGCACGAGCAAGGCGACCATGCCGCTATCGCGACCTCCCGAAAGCGCGAGGCAGCAGGAACGGATGCCCGTCTTAGCGACGTAGTCGCGGAGGGCGAGGCAGAGCGCGAGTTCCAGTTCCAGGTAATCGAGATCGCGGTCGGTCATCGGCCGACCTCCCAAGACACTCGCTTCGAGGTACTGGAGGGAAGGGTCAGGATGCTCCGGCTCGGGAGGCTCGTAATAGGGCGGGGGAGGGGGGGGGACGCGATCGGTCTGGAAGTTGCCGGTCAGGCGGATCGTCTGGGGGATGGCATCGACGCCGACCCGGGCGAGCTGGCCGCGCCAGGAGCCTTCCTCCATCCGGGAATGGCGGATCTCTCCCAGGTCGACGACGCGGTGGACCAGTTCCCACTCGCGGTCGAAGACGAAGCGACGCCCCTCGGCCTCGATCCGTCCGTTGACGCCGATGAACAGGCTGCCGTCGAAGATCAGGCGCGTGGCGTCGCATCCGAGCAAGGACGCATAGAGATACACGCAATGGTCTTCAAGGCTGATCTGTCGGACGAGCCGGCGGCGCATCCGGTGCTTGCCGATCGAGAACCACGAGGCCGACGGATTCATCAGGATCTCGGCACCCGAGATGGCATAGGCTGATCCGGGCCGAATGCCTTGCCAGGCGTCCTCGCAGATCTCAAAGGCGACCACCCCGAGGCCCGGCAGGTCAAACATCTGCGTGCCGAGCGGGGCGATCGTGCCGTCCGGCCCCCGAAGCTCGACAACCCGGCCGCGGGGCCAGGGATTGTAGTAGCGGTTCTCGTACTCGACGTCGCCGGTCGCCAGGTTCTCCTTCGCGGCCAGGCCAACGAGGTTGCCGTCGGCGAGCAGGGCCATTGCGTTGTAGATCACCCCCTCGCACAGGACCGGCAGGCCGACGGCCACGGCGATTCCGGCGGTCGCATCGGCCAGAGCGACCATGCGGTCCCAAGAGCGTTCCATCGTGCCGGAGCGCAGGAGGCGATCGCCCAGGCTGTAGCCGGGAATGCACATCTCGGGCAGGCAGAGCAGGCGAACCCCCTCGTCCCGGGCCGCGGCGATGACATCTCGGATCCGACGATCATTGCCGCTCCAGTCGCCGACGGTCTGGTTCAGCGACGCGACCGCCACGTGTGCCTGATGCCGAGCGAGCACGGCGAGTGTCTCCGATGGCCGGGGGATGGGTGTCCCGTCTTCGGTTCGTCCTTTCCCACAGTGTAGGACGAACCGCCCCCGAA
The genomic region above belongs to Tautonia rosea and contains:
- the secG gene encoding preprotein translocase subunit SecG, with amino-acid sequence MEILPYVISSLIALVVCTFLGYLLPPVLTYILIGLVSILMIGLVLIQRGRGGGLAGAFGGVGGSSAFGTRAGDVFTRITIVTASVWIALNMGLVVNANVSRTAQQRPGSEFLPKGAETATDSLSVPDFDADADSDLDSDPLGLDLGTSDLPPTPGSGASDPSPAPAPAPESN
- a CDS encoding DUF4058 family protein — translated: MPLHDWKREDGWGALHQFWITELARSLKRRLPAGYRAFLGTAPRLAIGDSVRRPDIGVKLHPDLRPPGHEPPTGGGGTLLEMEPDFEVAVERLDYDIVLFIEQAGWLVAAVEIISPRNKDRNDSKDNYLNRYLGYLLDGVHLLLIDLLPKPYDFSFADEIAREFGLDQPKTPSPYAVSYRVGESAATGGRLLAVWRRPMTVGQPLPTIPLPLTVHEAVAVDLEATYAAAASDAYLD
- the tpiA gene encoding triose-phosphate isomerase; translated protein: MRPLFIAGNWKMNPSTEADAVALAEAVKEGVGQDHAVRVAVCPPSVFLHRIDAALANSPIGLGGQNMHPEPSGAYTGELSGAMLNDVGCTHVILGHSERRHGLGETDAFINQKLHAALKVGLIPIVCIGETLDEREADRTEAVVAEQLDGSLAGLEPEQMAGVVLAYEPVWAIGTGKTASPEQAQDVHAFIRARLADRFGEAIAARVVIQYGGSVKPDNAADLLARSDIDGALVGGASLKAADFLGIIEAARTVTQAGKA
- a CDS encoding YicC/YloC family endoribonuclease, whose protein sequence is MLLSMTGFGEARRQDEARTISVEVRSVNGRHLKLSTRISEPFSALEPDIERLVRHRLKRGTVQLNLRVESLRRPEDYRLNLAALEGYRAQLLAFLGGGPTPPDFFSALLALPGVVDSARPAALDDPREHWPTLEPIVAEALDQLHRSRLDEGQSMEQELRSLALDITGHLDRIASRVPEVVSSYRDRLTDRVNALIQDRGLTIEPEHLIREVAIFAERSDIAEEITRLRAHLDQFDAVLSSDDAPGRKLEFVVQEMGRETNTIGSKANDVEISRSVVEIKGSLEKIRELIQNVE
- a CDS encoding DNA translocase FtsK, coding for MLDRQRLWRNGRGLALLVGGLFLALSLLGYDPADAPGAAVYPPNRGDALSNPCGPVGAVLAHLLYTGFGYGALLVLPAWLIVAVRVLMSRPITDPPARLLGLGLLISVTSAALQQLRPDLPGAAPVGSGGYLGVLIGEGLRGQVGPIGLSLVLTSAAVVGLALCHDLIFLLPRRRSGLLGAAGEPMPAHPGASVPAVARPRGADLPSPVSPYAGGPPAGVPAPTRPTPAAAGPPPTPGVPAVRPPSSPQRSASGYQGPPMDMLEPSSAIPVQEREASIQARALMLEKTLLEHGCQVRVVQIDTGPVITQFEIELEAGLRVSKIVGLANDLAIALAVPSVRIVAPIPGKTTVGIEVPNERRSMVRLREVIEGVAAGDSLKRAFIPLFLGKDVKGSPLAFDLAEMPHLLIAGRTGTGKSVCLNAMITSILMTRRPDECKLILIDPKMVELSQYKQVPHLMHPVVTDMKKAESLLAWACEKMDERYTYLARAGVRSLHSYNQLGPDEIYARLQPEDEEEAQRIPTFMPHIVIVVDEMSDMMMTAAKEVEAHIVRLAQKARAVGMHLIVATQKPTVDVITGLIKGNLPARIAFQVSSRGDSRVVLDEMGADKLLGNGDMLFLIPGTSHLVRAQGTYVSDLEVERICNYLSQYPQEFSKELMQLRVGGGVGGKDGAALKDRDELYETAIEVIIREQRGSCSLLQRALGIGYGRAARLIDFMAEDGIVGEYKSGSAREVLYSWEEWEALKAGDDPPEGLGEAAA
- the nadE gene encoding NAD(+) synthase, yielding MLARHQAHVAVASLNQTVGDWSGNDRRIRDVIAAARDEGVRLLCLPEMCIPGYSLGDRLLRSGTMERSWDRMVALADATAGIAVAVGLPVLCEGVIYNAMALLADGNLVGLAAKENLATGDVEYENRYYNPWPRGRVVELRGPDGTIAPLGTQMFDLPGLGVVAFEICEDAWQGIRPGSAYAISGAEILMNPSASWFSIGKHRMRRRLVRQISLEDHCVYLYASLLGCDATRLIFDGSLFIGVNGRIEAEGRRFVFDREWELVHRVVDLGEIRHSRMEEGSWRGQLARVGVDAIPQTIRLTGNFQTDRVPPPPPPYYEPPEPEHPDPSLQYLEASVLGGRPMTDRDLDYLELELALCLALRDYVAKTGIRSCCLALSGGRDSGMVALLVHRMYRYANPTLSIDEVRRLVSERFFCAYLATENSGEATRNAARAVAEEVGATYYETNIQESLDSCETTVSRLTGETLSWDNPAHDITLQNIQARLRGTLIWTLANLHGSLLLVTSNKSEAAVGYTTMDGDSSGGLAPIADVPKSLVKLYLAWAADFHGLTGFDRINVMDATAELRPPDKAQTDEADLMPFPILDQLMYAFVQLSLDPVSIFRRLWPAFADHYHGDPRAFAAHIRKFVRLFCFAQWKRERFAISFRVTAFDLDPKTGFRFPPVQTPFTDELAELDRYVEQLCHSARSETPDR
- a CDS encoding DNA-directed RNA polymerase subunit omega; amino-acid sequence: MHEELKEEEIVNRVGGRFKLSTLIQKRMIALNQGARPLVDMRTSDKMAIVIQEIMQDKIFLDLAGNVRMRDEAEDIGGPLGETVDLTQPED
- a CDS encoding esterase/lipase family protein, encoding MVARGGWNRARVLIHLSLLCVLGLVACQSPKIRERPFSNHPAIRSAEAGHGSLGEGFGPSDEASYHRLVAEVERPGGASASRLLALADFADRQGRRQIGSEPVAALSWFRDAAVYSSFALANADEPLLQARAVDRHNRAVEELLRCSGTGPRNVDPAWRDRLDAEGIRVVTTQPNRAGLPVDELWITGDFRVRNLEHFGQDGLGVPLVAASVLSNRDGETDRFLPGQLKLPATAVVQPTGPLDHGAWRQQPVLLSLHNPIRESEIVVGNSVGTIALASDLTTPIAYQFLKAPGQEIGYGGLLRPDRLSTLPGIFMQGPYEPGKIPVLFVHGLSSSPVMWLETANALQGVPEIRDRYQFWYAYYPTGAALAFSAVRIRSELAAIREAIDPDRIDPALDQMVVVGHSLGGVLCRQMLQSSGRRLEQGLFTRPFDDVMMSFQTRQRLEQLLYFEPVPSIRRAVFIMAPHRGSNVASGLIGRVTTALVQRTREIELYRDEIIGLNGPEVFSPVFQRRPPSSIDNLEPESPILKVLAELPMDPSVPYHSVIGNLFPEAPPARWSDGVVPVASAQLDGAVSELVVRKSHFGANSPEVVAEVRRILHLHLNDQVSPTAQNGTVARHTDPARPVRR
- the gmk gene encoding guanylate kinase; the encoded protein is MSPTPSLEGFLLGTRFTPDHTAPSLGSRPDPLAILRILLAARCLLPTALMTYDWTHLPGRLLVVSGPSGCGKSTILRRVLQRPGVGARLSVSSTSRPPRPGEVEGSDYHFVSRGDFEAARDRGEFLEWAEVHGNLYGTPIKPVIASLEAGHCVILEIDVQGAMQVLRAVPSAETIFITVPSLAILEARLRGRGTEHEAVVRRRLDNARRELESQHLYTHTIVNDDLDRAVADLDTLLAESGCGGDARDA